A stretch of DNA from Drosophila virilis strain 15010-1051.87 chromosome 5, Dvir_AGI_RSII-ME, whole genome shotgun sequence:
TCACAGTCTTTGATTTAAGGACATCATTTTCATATGAAAAGACAGTTTCCTTGCCATTTTCGACGACGCTGCAATATAGAAAGATCATGAGACAATGTGAACAGAacgatatttaaaatgaattgcATAGAATTTGAGGGAAAGCATTGCAGGAAACAATAAAAGGAGGCtgagttttgacagagttatgatCGTGAGCGAATTCCAATTCTTACGGAGCTATCCAAGTTAGGAGAAGGATCTTATACAAAAGGGTCTTGTCAAACTAAACCAGCAATCGAAATGGCTGCAACCTACCGTTTGGTCATCAGTTTTTTGCCGTTGACAAATACCGTTGAGGTGGATGTGCGCTTAACGGCTCCGTTGCTGTGGTGGCCGCCGCCGGCGACACTGTTGCTGGCGGAGAAGGAGGTGAAACCGCTGGTGGGCATAAAAAAGTCCATCATTGAATAGTTGAGCATGGGCGCACCGAACGGGCTCGCCAATTTGTgctgatggtgatgatgatgatggcgaGCAGCGCCTCCGCCGTTGACACTATTGTGGCCAGTGTGTCCGCCATGACGTCGACTGCTGCTAGTGGCGCCATTTGACTGTGAATAGCCATTGGCATCTGCAACAGGTCAAAGATGTTATGATATaatgatatgtatatgtagattATGCAAGCTACGCACCTCTAAAGAAGTCGGCGAAGGGCGAATTGACGCCAAAGAACTCGCGGAAGACCTCCTCGGGCGGTCGGAACACAAACGGAAAGCCGCCCATAATGTCAAAGTCATCAAAGTCGTGCGTGTAATGATGACGGGCATGCGAGCGGCTCTGGGCCCGATCCCCTAGCCCATCCTTGCCGTACTCATCGTAAATGCGGCGTTTCTTTTCTGCAAGCATTcgagaaatcatattaaaaatattgtttcaAGTGTTTCCATTCCatgttggctttttgttaGTCCAAACAATTAACTAGCTCGCTGGCGGGGCATTAGACAAGGCCTAGACATTGCACAAGCTGCTGACGATGATAATGACCAAGATTCTGACGATGATAATGACAATTGATCTTATTGATTATGTGGCTGGTGGGtggctttttttttagttgcgCGTTgcttatgcaaaataaaaccaaaaaagtaACGTCGTGCGCGTCAAGGTTGTTTGTCAGTTtggcaaataacaaaaaccaaaaaacaaaagagtgctctagtcgagtgtgcccgactagcaaataccctgtacacagcTCTAAATTGTCGTGATCGCAAGGTTGCTTTAtaaaaagcacaacaacaattatacaaaacaaaaaaggataGATTTGAAAATTGCAGAACATTTGGATTATATAAAAGAGTGCTTGTATACCAAAAatctaaattataaacaaGACAGACTTTGGATACTTGGACGTATGTGAAATAGTCCCCAAATATTAAGTTTCTGCCTTTTATAAGCTACGAGATACGCTCAGATAACTCGaggcataaaataaatatttatcgatagagCGTTATcggaaatattttataatcttGGTTTAGTTTTGAAAAACAAGCAAGAACATGGCCCACAGCTCGACTTAGCTCGTCgtcatttgcacaaaaacctaaccattttcaattggtacagggtattcaaaaagCGCATAaccaaactaaaaaaaaaaaacgataacAATGGCATAACctcaaaaataacaaaaacaaaatttatgcgTCTCGAGACTCTTTTTACCAAACAGTTTGTGAAACGGCGTGCCCTCGAACAAGTTGCGGAAGGTAAACGCCTGATAGCGATTGCCACGCCGCCCAGCCGCACTGCTGCTATAGCTGGGATAATAATCATAGTCGTAGTCACGACTCGTCGATGATGcaccgttgccgctgccgctgcggtATCGAGAATAGTAACcgtttgtgctgctgctgctgctgctgctcgctgaCGTTTTGTGCAGCGTGGCCCGAGCATCATAGATACGTCGCTTACGGgctaaatacaacaacaatgacaacaacaataacggaAAGAGATTCAAATGTGCCCCACAGCTATTACACttccagcaaaaaaaaaaaaaagtacacaaACTTATGGGCAACCCTGTATGAATTTATCGCTTACCATCAGACAAGACTTCGTAGGCCTCGGAAAGCTCACGAAAACGTTTGTTTGCCTCTTCCAAATTGTCCGGATTCTTGTCTGGATGCCATTTGAGCGCCAATTTTCGATAGCTGCGATCAAAAGAGATTAATTAGAGCgcaaacaaatatgaaaaacaaaaagagtcGGAGCATGGCGTTTTGCGCTCTCTTAATTGCGCGTAAGCTCGAGCTTTTTGCGTTCGGTTTAACAGCATTCCAGGTTGCATTCCATTGTGAATTCGTTTTACACTGAATGCAGTAATTAAGAGAGCGCCATCTATTGCAGCTCCTTCTAATACTTACGCTTTTTTCACTTCACCGTCGGTGGCAGTGCGTGCCACATCCAATACTTTGTAATAGTCCaccattttgttgctgtatgtgtgtgtgtgtgcgtgtgtgtgtgtgtgtaggtgaacgcgtttctttgtttataaacaattattaacttgctgttgttgcttatttcaattgcaataCAATCGCTTCTCGTTCCACTAACTTCTCAAGCGCAACTGCAAAAAACAATCAACATAATGGGAAATTAGTAAAGTGTTTTCACACAAAACTAAATAGAAAGGAACTCAAAATACCGTTAAACAGGCAGCAtttggcaaaaaataaaatttatttattactttttaggtttttttttactgcTTATGTTCTTGTAGTTGAAAAGCAAGGCAATGCCTACTGGCTTTAGGGCAGCCAcccagcaaaaacaaaatgccaacaaaaaaaaaaaacaagaaaacaagaaaacaataaCACGTACATAGTGGTAAAGCAAAGCCAGCACgatatttgctttaatttcgTTTTCTTGTTTCCATATTTTTTCTCGCTATTCTTCAGCCCCACATTTCGAGTTCAATGTCGTACGAAAACCTCATTCTCATTatgcgcccacacacacacacaaacacacacagacgcagacACGCGAAGCTCGCAAGCGGGAGAGCGCCAAAGGCAACGGAGACTGAGCGCGACGGCAGCGCGCATGTGTAGGGCGTTCAGCCCAGCCGGCAATGACAGTGTGCAGCGCAGCGACTGCGCTGCCATCGTCGCGGTCGCTACACGCGTGTTAAAACTTTTTGCTTGTTGTCGTTgcccgttgctgttgttgttgttgttgttgttgctgttgtgtgcTTTGGCTTTGCGTTACTCGCATTTGGCTTTTGGCGCTCATCTTCGCCCCATTGTTTTCACACACATTTTCGTGCAAAATAGTCactaatttaatataatttgtattgttgttgttgttgttgttgttgttggttgtcaGGCGCAGCCCCTTGACacaatttttttctcttttttttttttatctaatAAAATTACAACGCCAATGCACTTAGCTTTGCTGCGCTTATCTgtgtcaattgttgttgtcggccGATGTTGCCACATGTTGCCAACGAAAGTGCGCTACAAATTGGCAATTGGCCCCCCGAGCTAAATGACAAACATTATGTGACTGACCGACACTTGAGtgagttgttcttgttgttgttgttgttgttgactggGCTTAGCTTTGgcagctttttgttgttgttgttgttgctcgcttGTGTGGGCTGCTTTGCGGCGTTCTTATGGGCGTTTGTTCAAGCACAAGTTgaacaagtgtgtgtgtgtgtgtgtgtgtgtgcgtctgcgtTTGATTGTGCGTGTTTATTTTGCTCCTAAATAATTTagttggcatttatttttgctcaATTTTCTGTTCTAATTTATGGCTATGTATTAGCCGCGTGTGCGTGgctataaaatttattaaatttaataaattccaCGCATTTACGACAACCACACAcattgacacacacacacacattgacaaGGTCTATTTATCTTTGTatataattatgaaaattattaattaaaggTATTTTAATTATAGTTAACGTGCCCTAACACAACATGCTACCCTTTAAACATTGTTAATTGTATAACAAATTATGCATATCTCTgcaattttaatcaaaaatgtttatttgttttaaccCCATTTCTTTTTCCTATTTGGCTACTGGGAATATTCCCTACAATTTCTAATCTATTGTAATGCAGTTTTGTGCtcttttataacaattttctATTATGAAAGTTTAAATTTagtattgcatacttttgcgcTACCTAAAGGACATTTCGTGAGTATTTATTCACAGTCAAAGACTATTCTTATTGTGAATAACTTCGAataacttatttatatatcatttttattcTTCAGTTCCATACAAATTCCTTACGGATTTTCATAGTCTGCcttgcaatatttattatgcttATCGGCAGAGCAAACACTGAATGAATCATTAATAAACAATTGTTGCACATTTTGACGCGTAATGCATTTCACGagattataaaataataatgcaaCACAATCcgtattgaattaaaattttacTTTAAACCCTTAAagtacaaaattgttttaaaaagatttaaacaaaaaaaaaaaaaaaagagttacATAAGCCAGGTTCCACCGAGATTTGAACTCGGATCGCTGGATTCAGAGTCCAGAGTGCTAACCATTACACCATGGAACCAACTTGCCCGGGTTGGCAAACTTGGCCTATTTCAAGCAGCAAACGACGCACTGCGCATGTTGTGATTC
This window harbors:
- the mrj gene encoding dnaJ homolog subfamily B member 6 isoform X2; this translates as MVDYYKVLDVARTATDGEVKKAYRKLALKWHPDKNPDNLEEANKRFRELSEAYEVLSDEKKRRIYDEYGKDGLGDRAQSRSHARHHYTHDFDDFDIMGGFPFVFRPPEEVFREFFGVNSPFADFFRDANGYSQSNGATSSSRRHGGHTGHNSVNGGGAARHHHHHHQHKLASPFGAPMLNYSMMDFFMPTSGFTSFSASNSVAGGGHHSNGAVKRTSTSTVFVNGKKLMTKRVVENGKETVFSYENDVLKSKTVNGVSQKLSSIAN
- the mrj gene encoding dnaJ homolog subfamily B member 6 isoform X1; this encodes MVDYYKVLDVARTATDGEVKKAYRKLALKWHPDKNPDNLEEANKRFRELSEAYEVLSDARKRRIYDARATLHKTSASSSSSSSTNGYYSRYRSGSGNGASSTSRDYDYDYYPSYSSSAAGRRGNRYQAFTFRNLFEGTPFHKLFEKKRRIYDEYGKDGLGDRAQSRSHARHHYTHDFDDFDIMGGFPFVFRPPEEVFREFFGVNSPFADFFRDANGYSQSNGATSSSRRHGGHTGHNSVNGGGAARHHHHHHQHKLASPFGAPMLNYSMMDFFMPTSGFTSFSASNSVAGGGHHSNGAVKRTSTSTVFVNGKKLMTKRVVENGKETVFSYENDVLKSKTVNGVSQKLSSIAN